The following proteins are co-located in the Planococcus plakortidis genome:
- a CDS encoding PrpF domain-containing protein has protein sequence MNEYIRSAAAELCGFCSKEEATVKSPAVPKLTLVATPEVYSDVNGIRREADTMDCRIRMMSMQKPHQALAITGAICTTAGAFLQDTILNDLIRIDSNVVRLGHPSGIIETKVDLIAGHISNIKVVRTARLILEGYAHTKGSYQHAVSAV, from the coding sequence TTGAATGAATATATCCGCTCGGCCGCGGCAGAATTATGCGGCTTCTGTTCGAAAGAAGAAGCGACGGTCAAATCTCCTGCGGTGCCAAAACTGACGCTAGTGGCCACCCCCGAAGTTTACTCGGACGTCAACGGCATCCGCCGTGAAGCCGATACGATGGATTGCCGGATCCGGATGATGTCCATGCAAAAGCCGCACCAGGCTTTGGCCATCACCGGCGCGATCTGCACAACGGCGGGCGCGTTTCTCCAAGACACCATTTTAAATGACTTGATCCGGATCGATTCCAATGTTGTGCGCCTCGGACACCCTTCCGGCATCATCGAAACGAAAGTCGACCTTATCGCCGGGCACATCAGCAATATCAAAGTCGTCCGGACCGCCCGCCTGATTCTTGAAGGCTATGCCCATACAAAAGGCAGCTACCAGCATGCCGTATCTGCCGTCTAA
- a CDS encoding MEDS domain-containing protein — MEHKIPALTLKIRNSSGGHIFYLTKETKHYIDNIVLFILDGLQNNEHVLVVENNRLTPLVRKRLQAVLAAEELAQVHFFDSYKLYWHKGNFHPSTIVDYFQENFDVSGMPCQHFRTWGHIEWNTRDGLEDELLSYEKQVDQLIMANKLTAVCAYDAIRVEQHLQDKLALYHDYLMEDEEIVFLKEIRDSKQHLANEATGN; from the coding sequence ATGGAACATAAGATACCAGCACTCACATTGAAGATCAGGAACAGTTCCGGGGGCCACATCTTTTATCTGACAAAAGAAACAAAGCATTATATTGATAATATCGTCTTGTTCATTTTGGACGGTTTGCAGAACAACGAGCACGTCTTGGTTGTGGAAAACAACCGTTTGACCCCTTTGGTCCGGAAACGGCTCCAAGCGGTTTTGGCAGCAGAAGAACTGGCCCAGGTCCATTTTTTCGATAGCTACAAACTGTATTGGCATAAAGGAAATTTCCATCCGAGTACGATCGTCGACTACTTCCAGGAAAACTTCGACGTCTCGGGGATGCCCTGCCAGCATTTTCGTACTTGGGGGCATATCGAGTGGAACACGCGCGACGGCTTGGAAGACGAACTGCTGTCGTACGAAAAGCAGGTAGATCAGCTGATCATGGCCAATAAATTGACAGCAGTATGCGCGTACGACGCCATCCGTGTAGAGCAGCATCTACAGGATAAGCTCGCCTTGTACCACGATTACTTGATGGAAGACGAAGAGATCGTATTTTTAAAAGAAATACGCGATTCGAAGCAGCACTTAGCCAACGAGGCAACTGGAAACTGA
- a CDS encoding aspartate/glutamate racemase family protein, which produces MKTIGLIGGMSWESSAEYYRLLNEQVKQRLGGLHSAECLMYSVDFEEIERFQSEGKWDEAGERLADVARSLEKGGAELIVLCTNTMHKVVSSIEEAVSVPVLHIADATAKEIRANHLSTVGLLGTKYTMEQDFYKERIAESGIDVLIPEAAERDMINEIIFDELCLGKINESSKVKYKQAIQNLIDRGAQGIIIGCTEIGLLIHDEDAAVPLFDTAKLHAKAAVMEALDNGK; this is translated from the coding sequence ATGAAAACAATCGGATTGATCGGCGGGATGAGCTGGGAATCTTCGGCGGAATATTACCGCCTGCTCAACGAACAAGTGAAACAGCGCTTGGGCGGGCTGCATTCGGCTGAATGTCTCATGTACAGCGTCGACTTCGAGGAAATCGAACGTTTTCAGTCGGAAGGGAAATGGGACGAAGCGGGCGAGCGATTGGCGGATGTTGCCCGTTCGCTCGAAAAGGGCGGTGCGGAGCTGATCGTATTGTGCACGAACACGATGCACAAAGTCGTTTCTTCTATAGAAGAAGCTGTGTCGGTGCCTGTTCTGCATATCGCAGATGCGACCGCAAAAGAGATCCGCGCAAACCATCTCTCTACGGTAGGCTTGCTCGGGACCAAATATACGATGGAACAAGACTTCTACAAAGAACGTATTGCCGAAAGCGGCATCGACGTATTGATTCCGGAAGCTGCAGAACGCGATATGATCAACGAAATCATTTTTGACGAATTGTGCTTAGGAAAAATTAACGAGTCTTCGAAAGTGAAATATAAGCAAGCCATCCAGAACCTCATCGATCGCGGGGCACAGGGCATCATCATTGGCTGCACGGAAATCGGCTTGTTGATTCACGATGAAGATGCGGCTGTGCCGTTGTTCGATACGGCCAAGCTCCATGCGAAAGCAGCGGTAATGGAAGCGCTGGACAACGGAAAATAG
- a CDS encoding S66 family peptidase → MAIFNRLKKGDKIGIYSPSSPITYNSPVRFKRAKDFLESKGFEIVEGSLTGKRDFYRSGTIQERAEELNRLIRNPDVRCIMSTIGGTNSNSLLPYIDYEAFQKDPKIMIGYSDATAVLLAIYARTGIPVFYGPALVPSFGEFEPFVDYTYDYFEKALMREKALPYAVELPPYWTDEPVNWEEKTKEKDLRNNAWVSVTEGSVTGRLVGGNVNTMAGIMGSPYMPVVEDGDILLLEDTMKTAAIVEKNFNLLKLNGIFDKAAGIILGKHELFDDQGTGRKPYEILLEVLDGRDIPLLADFDCAHTHPMLTMPIGKTVTLDATEKRVEITEQWIR, encoded by the coding sequence ATGGCCATATTCAATCGCTTGAAAAAAGGAGATAAAATTGGGATCTATTCCCCGTCGTCTCCAATTACTTATAACTCGCCGGTGCGTTTCAAACGGGCGAAGGATTTTCTGGAATCCAAAGGCTTTGAAATCGTGGAAGGCAGCTTGACGGGCAAACGGGATTTCTACCGTTCGGGGACAATCCAGGAGCGGGCAGAAGAGCTGAACAGATTGATCCGCAATCCGGATGTCCGTTGCATCATGTCGACGATCGGCGGGACGAATTCCAATTCGCTGTTGCCGTATATCGATTACGAAGCGTTTCAAAAAGACCCGAAAATCATGATCGGCTATTCGGATGCGACGGCTGTGCTGCTCGCCATTTACGCCAGGACCGGCATTCCGGTGTTTTACGGACCGGCGCTGGTGCCATCATTCGGGGAATTCGAACCGTTTGTGGACTATACATATGATTATTTCGAAAAAGCCTTGATGAGAGAAAAAGCTCTTCCGTATGCAGTGGAATTGCCGCCGTACTGGACGGATGAACCTGTTAATTGGGAAGAGAAAACGAAGGAAAAGGACCTGCGAAATAACGCATGGGTAAGCGTAACGGAGGGCAGTGTGACGGGACGCCTGGTTGGTGGCAATGTCAATACGATGGCCGGCATCATGGGGAGCCCGTATATGCCGGTGGTTGAAGACGGCGACATCTTGTTGCTGGAAGATACGATGAAAACGGCAGCCATTGTGGAAAAGAACTTTAATTTACTGAAGCTTAACGGCATTTTTGACAAAGCAGCGGGAATCATTTTGGGCAAGCATGAATTATTCGACGACCAAGGAACGGGAAGAAAACCGTATGAGATTTTGCTGGAGGTGCTGGATGGGCGTGATATTCCGCTGCTTGCTGATTTCGACTGTGCCCATACCCACCCGATGCTGACGATGCCAATCGGCAAGACCGTTACATTGGATGCAACCGAAAAAAGGGTTGAAATTACGGAGCAATGGATTCGTTAA
- a CDS encoding Nif3-like dinuclear metal center hexameric protein → MNIKDFEKTIQQLFGEKLLEEEDEYGFTYTADKEIHKIGYATNLSVETVELAIAQGIDLMVTHHDAWDFIYGLREACAAKLAAHNISHFWIHAPLDFVDFGTCTALMKILEVDEINAYSTYSEADGELPGIAEFAAPVEFEQLAGRMRSALSEPVRAWKNNDRPVKRIGVLTGAGHSSALIREAAERGCDTYITGEATLYTIQYAQFAGINLLIGSHTFTEIFGVASLAEKIAEIHPDVEITELEESHFELNH, encoded by the coding sequence ATGAATATAAAGGATTTCGAAAAAACGATCCAGCAATTGTTCGGTGAAAAATTATTGGAAGAGGAAGATGAATACGGCTTTACGTACACGGCGGATAAGGAAATCCACAAGATTGGTTATGCGACTAATTTGTCTGTCGAAACGGTAGAATTGGCCATCGCACAAGGCATCGATTTGATGGTGACGCATCATGACGCGTGGGATTTCATCTACGGATTAAGAGAAGCGTGTGCTGCTAAACTGGCAGCTCATAACATCAGCCATTTCTGGATCCATGCACCGCTGGATTTCGTGGACTTTGGCACCTGCACGGCATTGATGAAGATATTGGAAGTAGATGAAATCAATGCCTACTCAACCTATAGCGAAGCGGATGGGGAACTTCCGGGTATCGCGGAATTCGCTGCCCCTGTGGAATTTGAGCAATTGGCCGGAAGAATGCGCAGTGCGTTAAGCGAACCGGTGCGCGCGTGGAAGAATAACGACCGGCCCGTCAAGCGGATCGGTGTCTTGACCGGAGCGGGCCATTCCTCTGCACTCATCCGCGAGGCGGCCGAAAGAGGCTGCGATACGTATATCACAGGGGAAGCCACGCTTTACACGATTCAGTACGCACAGTTTGCGGGCATCAATTTACTGATCGGCAGCCACACCTTCACCGAGATCTTCGGCGTTGCCAGCTTAGCTGAGAAAATTGCGGAAATACATCCGGATGTGGAAATTACAGAGTTGGAAGAGTCGCATTTTGAGTTGAACCACTGA